In Torulaspora globosa chromosome 1, complete sequence, a genomic segment contains:
- the SPC97 gene encoding gamma-tubulin-complex subunit SPC97 (ancestral locus Anc_5.63), with protein METRVVEDHVQLANATGNVPLLARLVNYQPLFSTQPKLKSYPLSELSSPEQRGIQEALVVRDLLNVLVGLEGVYIRYNNSYDPHSGAVPDFKIAKMMDPSFKSFSKRIARLGKYYVVLTKTAEKWSEPSFGSILHRLGFEIKQFLRFTYLSFISGRLERDFRESTTFSISELEQSLNDAEITKQMEILFTMVERIDREDRARRHMDHVKEDFDNFINDLKDQSDRGYILATDTRMLPIAKGAVILRIIQTMVHENLGDRYSVSFLQKILNSVAGNYCDMLFLWLTEGRLNDPYDEFMVVDTMNSVNDVTSYLQYGDRLWDTQYVIRKDGILEQFEPNDDNELLFMVLTTGKLVNLIKTSLGKVDFTLATSATDEITNFSDLMEGSNLELYVDKWYKEANRLCLKMYFEGYDLMAFFKMLEKHYLGYHNIAGITKFLQKNMVELTRRFKKNGYDQEKLQRTFQNELKSNLSSNEDLVKQLLNLQLDDQSFEEVIMEYVGQDYSTNGGRTMSNQDDGDRLLSANNFQNLKDILLQELKPLSSGADGLKAAKSTIYHLNFEIIVPFPLSIIVTRTCIVQYQIISRYSFLLQYNSKLLDDTWIEINKNASWRYTGFSKQVRLLIIRKSRVVHNRMNQFIKLILEYFTQVVVEREIKITSKTSQKRATITDWQLSLQESLTNIMTNCCLSQLIEIQLQIFEIIHKFCKFITSMRREFCQLDPHLFQLYLESHSRRQNKPSRLYSSEESTKIISEYTRFVDLAANGFNQHIAAFKEGLMHHYSANGSKDTSSDDNHNTARLLACLPG; from the coding sequence ATGGAGACCAGAGTTGTGGAGGATCATGTACAGCTCGCAAATGCCACTGGGAACGTTCCTTTGTTAGCGAGGCTGGTAAACTATCAGCCGTTGTTCAGTACGCAGCCAAAATTGAAGTCCTATCCACTTAGCGAACTGTCGTCGCCGGAACAGAGAGGTATACAGGAAGCTCTAGTTGTCAGGGACCTTTTGAATGTTTTAGTGGGCCTGGAGGGCGTTTATATCCGATACAACAACAGCTACGATCCGCACAGCGGGGCGGTTCCCGATTTCAAAATTGCCAAAATGATGGATCCGTCATTCAAATCGTTCAGCAAGAGGATCGCGAGACTGGGAAAATACTATGTTGTCCTCACAAAGACGGCAGAGAAGTGGTCTGAACCTTCATTTGGCAGCATTTTACACCGCTTAGGGTTCGAAATCAAGCAATTTCTCAGATTCACGTACTTGAGCTTCATTTCTGGCAGACTGGAGAGGGATTTTAGGGAAAGCACCACCTTTTCCATCAGTGAACTTGAGCAGTCGTTAAATGATGCCGAGATTACGAAACAAATGGAGATCTTGTTCACGATGGTCGAACGGATAGACAGAGAGGACAGGGCAAGGAGACACATGGATCACGTAAAAGAGGACTTTGATAATTTTATCAACGATTTGAAAGACCAGTCTGATAGGGGATACATATTAGCGACGGACACTAGAATGTTACCGATAGCCAAAGGCGCGGTGATACTTAGAATAATTCAGACTATGGTGCATGAGAATTTGGGCGATCGTTATAGTGTGAGCTTTCTGCAGAAAATCCTCAACAGCGTCGCAGGGAATTATTGTGACATGCTATTTCTTTGGCTCACTGAAGGCAGGCTGAACGATCCATACGACGAATTCATGGTGGTAGACACTATGAACAGCGTCAATGACGTCACTTCGTATCTCCAATACGGTGACCGACTCTGGGATACTCAATATGTCATCCGGAAGGACGGcattcttgaacagtttgaACCGAATGATGACAATGAGCTCCTGTTTATGGTTTTAACCACTGGAAAGCTGGTAAATCTCATAAAAACCAGCTTAGGAAAGGTGGACTTTACCTTAGCTACAAGTGCCACCGATGAGATAAcgaatttttcagatctcATGGAAGGTTCAAATCTAGAACTCTACGTTGACAAATGGTATAAGGAGGCTAACAGGCTTTGCCTCAAGATGTATTTCGAAGGATATGATTTGATggcatttttcaagatgctGGAGAAGCATTATTTGGGATATCACAATATTGCCGGAATCACTAAATTTCTACAAAAAAACATGGTAGAATTGACTAGACGATTTAAAAAAAATGGGTACGATCAGGAAAAACTTCAGCGAACCTTTCAAAATGAACTCAAGTCCAACCTGTCGAGCAATGAGGACCTGGTGAAACAGCTGCTCAATTTACAGCTAGACGATCAAtctttcgaagaagttATCATGGAGTATGTTGGCCAAGATTATAGTACCAACGGGGGAAGAACAATGTCCAATCAAGATGATGGTGATCGACTGTTGAGCGCGAACAATTTTCAGAATCTGAAGGATATACTACTACAAGAACTGAAGCCATTATCGTCTGGAGCAGATGGCCTAAAAGCTGCCAAGAGTACTATTTACCATCTCAACTTCGAGATCATAGTTCCATTTCCTCTGAGCATTATAGTAACCAGAACTTGCATCGTCCAATATCAAATTATATCAAGATATTCATTCCTGCTTCAATACAACAGCAAATTGTTGGATGACACATGGATcgagatcaacaagaacGCCTCATGGAGATACACCGGCTTCTCTAAACAAGTACGCCTCCTGATTATAAGAAAAAGCCGAGTGGTGCACAACAGAATGAACCAGTTCATCAAGCTGATCCTAGAATACTTCACCCAGGTTGTTGTGGAGAGGGAGATAAAGATCACATCCAAGACGAGCCAGAAGCGAGCTACAATCACAGACTGGCAGTTGTCGTTGCAAGAAAGCTTAACCAACATAATGACTAACTGTTGCCTGTCCCAACTTATCGAAATCCAACTGCAAATTTTCGAAATCATTCACAAGTTTTGCAAATTTATTACTTCGATGAGGCGTGAATTTTGCCAACTAGATCctcatctcttccagctATATCTGGAAAGCCACAGTAGGCGACAGAACAAGCCTTCAAGACTTTACAGTTCGGAAGAATCGACAAAGATAATATCGGAGTACACCAGATTCGTCGACTTAGCGGCAAACGGATTTAATCAGCACATCGCGGCATTCAAGGAGGGACTGATGCATCATTACTCTGCCAACGGCTCCAAGGACACCAGCAGCGACGATAACCATAATACAGCGAGACTGCTAGCCTGTTTACCCGGCTAG
- the PUP2 gene encoding proteasome core particle subunit alpha 5 (ancestral locus Anc_5.64), whose protein sequence is MFLTRSEYDRGVSTFSPEGRLFQVEYSLEAIKLGSTAIGIATSEGVVLGVEKRATSPLLEADSIEKIVEVDRHIGCAMSGLTADARSMIEHARTAAVTHNLYYDEDISVESLTQSVCDLALRFGEGASGEERLMSRPFGVALLIAGYNKDTGYQLFHAEPSGTFYRYNAKAIGSGSEGAQSELQNEWHSSLTLKEAELLVLKILKQVMEEKLDENNAQLSSITKEDGFKIYDDSKTAEIIAKLKEQEAQHATDDQDVEMS, encoded by the coding sequence atgTTCTTGACCAGAAGTGAATATGACCGTGGTGTGAGCACTTTTTCGCCCGAAGGTAGGCTTTTTCAAGTGGAGTACTCTCTAGAGGCCATCAAACTTGGTTCTACGGCAATTGGTATTGCGACGAGCGAAGGTGTTGTGCTAGGTGTGGAAAAACGTGCAACTTCGCCTCTGCTAGAGGCGGATTcgattgaaaagattgtCGAGGTGGACCGCCATATAGGCTGCGCGATGAGTGGTTTGACTGCAGACGCACGTTCAATGATCGAGCATGCCAGGACGGCAGCAGTGACGCATAACCTGTACTACGACGAGGATATCAGTGTCGAGTCTTTGACCCAGTCAGTATGTGACTTGGCACTGAGGTTTGGTGAGGGCGCATCCGGCGAAGAGAGGCTGATGTCGAGACCGTTTGGTGTGGCACTACTGATTGCCGGCTATAATAAAGACACTGGATATCAGCTGTTCCACGCGGAGCCATCGGGAACCTTTTACCGTTACAATGCCAAGGCGATCGGCTCTGGTTCAGAGGGCGCACAGAGCGAACTGCAGAACGAGTGGCACTCTTCTCTAACGCTGAAAGAAGCGGAACTCCTTGTGCTtaagatcttgaaacaAGTTATGGAAGAAaaacttgacgaaaacAACGCTCAACTGAGTAGCATCACGAAAGAGGACGGGTTCAAAATATACGACGACTCTAAGACAGCAGAGATCATTGCAAAACtcaaagagcaagaagcacaGCACGCGACGGATGATCAGGATGTAGAAATGAGTTGA
- the GCN5 gene encoding histone acetyltransferase GCN5 (ancestral locus Anc_5.65), giving the protein MVAKRRKVRNRNEEKAEEPDLKKQKPTNDDSKKELEKAEQQIKDEVKLTDVEEQSKERREAEKNAELASEAGAKDILEEDREVGGQSEGLEGSNESEGPKLPDLDEKAEQKGNTKTGPDNEANQAPEPTAVTHQVIEDEENGIAKFEFDGVEYKFKERASVIEEREGRIEFRVVNNDNTKENLMVLTGLKNIFQKQLPKMPKEYIARLVYDRSHLSMAVVRKPLTVVGGITYRPFEKRQFAEIVFCAISSTEQVRGYGAHLMNHLKDYVRNTMNIKHFLTYADNYAIGYFKKQGFTKEITLEKSIWMGYIKDYEGGTLMQCTMLPRIRYLDAAKILLLQEAALRRKIRTISKSHVIRPGLKVFRDLKNIKPIDPMSIPGLKEAGWTPEMDELAQRPKRGPHYAAMQNILTELQNHAAAWPFLQPVNKEEVPDYYEFIKEPMDLSTMEVKLENNRYEKMENFIYDARLIFNNCRLYNGENTSYFKYANRLEKFFNSKVKEIPEYSHLVD; this is encoded by the coding sequence ATGGTAGCCAAACGCAGAAAAGTCAGGAATCGCAATGAGGAAAAAGCTGAAGAGCCGGATCTTAAAAAGCAAAAGCCAACTAACGATGATAGTAAAAAAGAGCTAGAGAAGGCTGAACAACAGATTAAAGATGAAGTAAAATTGACTGACGTAGAAGAGCAAAGCAAGGAAAGACGAGAGGCGGAGAAAAATGCGGAGTTAGCCTCCGAGGCTGGTGCCAAGGATATTCTAGAAGAGGACCGCGAAGTAGGAGGGCAAAGTGAAGGGCTTGAGGGTTCTAACGAGTCTGAGGGGCCTAAGTTGCCCGATCTTGATGAGAAAGCCGAACAAAAAGGGAATACTAAGACCGGACCAGACAATGAAGCCAACCAGGCACCAGAGCCCACGGCTGTTACGCATCAAGTcattgaggatgaagagaacGGAATAGCCAAGTTTGAGTTTGACGGCGTTGAGTATAAATTCAAGGAGAGGGCAAGCGTGATCGAAGAAAGGGAGGGGAGGATTGAGTTCAGAGTGGTGAACAATGACAATACAAAGGAAAACCTAATGGTTTTGACAGGCCTCAAGAATATCTTTCAGAAACAATTGCCCAAGATGCCAAAGGAATATATAGCTCGATTAGTCTATGATCGAAGTCATCTTTCAATGGCAGTTGTGAGGAAACCGCTTACCGTGGTGGGTGGAATTACATACAGGCCTTTCGAGAAAAGGCAGTTTGCAGAGATAGTGTTTTGTGCTATAAGCTCTACGGAACAGGTTCGAGGATATGGTGCGCATCTGATGAACCATCTGAAAGACTACGTACGAAACACGATGAACATAAAGCATTTCCTGACTTACGCGGATAACTATGCCATTGGCTATTTCAAAAAGCAAGGGTTCACGAAAGAAATAACGTTGGAAAAGAGCATATGGATGGGGTACATTAAGGACTATGAGGGTGGTACATTAATGCAGTGCACAATGCTACCGCGAATACGATACCTAGACGCAGCCAAAATACTGCTTCTGCAGGAAGCAGCACTAAGACGAAAGATCAGAACAATCTCAAAGTCCCATGTCATAAGGCCAGGCCTAAAGGTGTTTAGAGACCTAAAAAATATTAAACCAATAGATCCTATGAGTATACCCGGGCTTAAGGAAGCCGGCTGGACTCCTGAGATGGATGAACTGGCTCAAAGACCAAAGAGGGGACCCCACTATGCGGCAATGCAGAATATACTAACTGAGCTGCAGAACCACGCAGCTGCATGGCCATTTTTGCAACCTGTCAATAAGGAAGAAGTGCCGGATTACTACGAATTTATTAAGGAACCTATGGATTTGAGCACAATGGAAGTGAAGCTGGAGAATAACAGATACGAAAAAATGGAGAATTTTATCTACGACGCACGATTGATTTTCAATAATTGTCGACTGTACAATGGTGAGAACACTTCATATTTTAAGTACGCCAACAGGTTGGAAaagttcttcaacagcaagGTCAAGGAAATTCCCGAATACTCACATCTAGTTGACTGA
- the ATG7 gene encoding Atg7p (ancestral locus Anc_5.66): MSDATLKYGSPLQSFLDASFFQELCRLKLDVLKLDSRGQPLFACLDTSYTFKSRNSVPLSLNERTFQRESLRTSSGVRIYGVLHNFNRFEEFKSLDKQEFVKRRATEVYHAGLININDSVSFHVISFADLKEYRFYYWVCVPCFQKKTLSIKVLETRPLKVAERYQKWFEERVGDWVALLSDQNELIPYNRQDAGTCKALIVRDTCRLDNIPSALTKNFLTIFNHDSPDRDTLEVLFIRPADSSFVLTLSLHDLQTGGNEHLQFSGWERNTQNKLGPRGVDLSSLIDPLKIADQTVDLNLKLMKWRLVPELDLEKVKGAKALLLGSGTLGCYVARALMAWGVRKITFVDNGNVSSSNPVRQPLFEFHDIGKNKALAAAEAVKKVFPLLDAEGVELSVPMIGHPVTNEEVEHASYERLCDLFDEHDVVFLLMDSRETRWLPTVMGNAKGKIVINAALGFDSYLVMRHGNYSGVQGPRLGCYFCHDVFAPKDSMKDRTLDEMCTVTRPGVALMAASQAVELFVSLLQPRTGGDNEETILGELPHQIRGFLNNFSTLKLRTPAYDHCSACCPSVVDSYKSLDWDFVRSALNDHTYIEELSGLAKVQLEAERASEQWKIDDVEIDDEMYALN, translated from the coding sequence ATGTCAGATGCTACGCTAAAATATGGATCTCCTTTGCAATCTTTCCTGGATGCTTCGTTTTTCCAGGAGTTGTGTCGATTAAAACTCGATGTTCTGAAGCTGGACTCAAGGGGGCAGCCTTTATTTGCATGTTTGGATACCTCGTACACTTTCAAATCGAGAAATAGTGTGCCTTTATCTTTAAATGAACGGACCTTCCAGAGAGAGTCTTTGAGGACGAGTTCTGGCGTGCGGATTTATGGGGTTTTGCACAATTTTAACCGATTCGAAGAGTTCAAGTCACTCGATAAGCAGGAATTCGTGAAGAGGAGGGCTACTGAAGTGTATCATGCTGGACTGATCAATATAAACGACTCTGTTTCATTCCATGTTATCAGCTTTgctgatttgaaggagTACCGGTTCTACTACTGGGTTTGCGTGCCTtgcttccaaaagaagaCGCTTTCTATCAAAGTATTGGAAACCAGGCCTCTAAAGGTCGCGGAGAGGTATCAAAAATGGTTCGAAGAGCGAGTAGGCGATTGGGTAGCGCTTTTGAGTGACCAAAATGAACTGATTCCCTATAATCGACAGGACGCAGGAACATGCAAGGCGCTGATAGTAAGAGATACTTGCCGATTGGATAATATACCTAGCGCACTGACCAAAAATTTTTTGACAATATTTAATCATGACAGTCCCGATAGGGACACTCTCGAAGTGCTTTTCATAAGACCAGCAGACTCCAGTTTCGTCCTTACTCTTTCCTTACACGATCTGCAAACTGGTGGTAACGAGCATTTACAGTTTAGCGGATGGGAAAGAAATACGCAGAACAAGCTTGGACCCAGAGGAGTAGATCTCAGTTCTTTAATCGATCCTTTGAAGATAGCTGACCAGACTGTTGATCTCAACCTCaagctgatgaaatggaGACTAGTTCCCGAGCTAGATCTTGAGAAGGTTAAGGGAGCAAAGGCTTTACTTCTTGGGTCCGGTACTCTAGGTTGTTATGTAGCCCGAGCTCTGATGGCATGGGGCGTACGGAAGATAACGTTCGTCGATAACGGAAAtgtctcttcatcgaatCCGGTGAGACAGCCACTATTCGAATTTCACGACATCGGCAAGAACAAAGCCCTGGCGGCAGCTGAAGCTGTGAAAAAAGTGTTTCCTCTACTGGACGCAGAAGGTGTAGAACTGAGCGTTCCCATGATCGGCCACCCGGTCACGAACGAGGAGGTCGAACATGCCTCATATGAACGCTTGTGCGACCTATTCGACGAACATGATGTCGTGTTCCTGTTGATGGACTCAAGAGAGACGCGTTGGTTGCCAACTGTGATGGGCAACGCCAAGGGTAAGATAGTAATCAATGCCGCATTAGGCTTCGACAGCTACCTTGTAATGAGACACGGAAATTACTCTGGTGTACAAGGGCCACGCCTTGGATGCTACTTCTGCCATGATGTATTTGCGCCCAAGGATAGCATGAAGGACAGAACATTGGATGAGATGTGTACCGTTACTCGGCCGGGAGTGGCGCTGATGGCCGCTTCCCAGGCTGTTGAACTCTTCGTCTCCCTCCTGCAGCCAAGAACCGGAGGAGACAATGAAGAGACCATTTTAGGCGAACTGCCGCACCAGATTCGCGGCTTTTTAAACAATTTTTCCACGCTGAAATTGAGAACGCCCGCATATGATCATTGCTCGGCATGCTGTCCCTCTGTGGTCGATTCCTACAAGTCACTGGACTGGGATTTTGTGCGTTCAGCGCTCAACGATCACACATATATCGAGGAGCTCAGTGGCCTTGCCAAAGTGCAATTAGAGGCGGAAAGGGCCAGCGAACAGTGGAAAATCGACGATGTCGAgatcgatgatgagatgtATGCTTTAAATTAG
- the NMD3 gene encoding ribosome-binding protein NMD3 (ancestral locus Anc_5.67), with amino-acid sequence MMDYTHMNHEQVQQQQQLQAATVLCCNCGVPIDGSGGLVMCYDCIKMTVDITEGIPREANISFCRNCERFLQPPGQWVRAELESRELLAICLRRLKGLTKVRLVDASFIWTEPHSRRIRVKLTVQGEAIANTIIQQTFEVEYVVVAMQCPDCARSYTTNTWRATVQIRQKVPHKRTFLYLEQLILKHNAHVDTISISETKDGLDFFYGQKNHAVKMIDFLNSAVPIKHKKSEELISQDVHTGSSTYKFSYSVEIVPICRDDLVVLPSKLAKSLGNISQFVVCSRVTNTVQFLDPNTLQTADLSAQVYWRTPFSSLADVSQLVEFIVLDVEPTGVSRGKNVLADITVARAADLGVNDQEYYVRSHLGALCHAGDSVMGYFIANSNYNSDLFDGLNIDQVPDVVLVKKLYRRKTKKNRNWKLKRMAREHKDIDASQDYSSRTQKQEMERAERDYEVFLQELEEDSELRQSINLYKNVQQTYPSQEHEMDEDDDEDAPQIDIDELLDELDDMTLEDGKHDEAVA; translated from the coding sequence ATGATGGATTATACTCATATGAACCATGAGCAggtgcagcagcagcagcagctgcaggcTGCAACGGTTCTATGTTGCAATTGTGGTGTTCCCATCGATGGGTCCGGAGGCCTGGTGATGTGTTATGACTGTATTAAAATGACAGTAGATATCACAGAGGGTATTCCAAGAGAAGCGAACATTTCTTTTTGTAGAAATTGTGAGAGGTTCTTGCAGCCACCTGGACAGTGGGTGAGAGCAGAGCTGGAGTCCAGAGAGTTGTTGGCTATCTGTTTGCGTCGTTTGAAAGGTCTGACCAAGGTTAGATTGGTAGATGCGTCTTTCATATGGACGGAACCACACTCGAGACGTATCAGGGTGAAGCTCACTGTTCAAGGTGAGGCCATTGCAAACACTATTATTCAGCAAACTTTCGAAGTTGAGTACGTGGTGGTTGCCATGCAATGTCCAGACTGTGCGCGGTCGTATACCACCAACACATGGAGGGCGACAGTACAAATCAGACAGAAGGTCCCTCATAAGAGAACATTTTTGTATCTGGAGCagttgatcttgaaacaCAATGCTCATGTCGACACCATCTCTATCAGTGAAACAAAGGACGGCTTAGACTTTTTCTACGGACAGAAGAACCACGCGGTGAAGATGATCGATTTCCTGAATTCGGCTGTTCCTATCAAGCATAAGAAATCTGAGGAACTGATCTCGCAGGATGTTCACACGGGCAGCTCAACCTATAAGTTCTCCTACTCTGTGGAGATCGTGCCAATCTGTAGGGATGATCTTGTGGTTCTGCCCAGCAAGTTGGCTAAATCGCTGGGAAATATTTCACAGTTTGTTGTCTGTTCTAGAGTCACGAATACAGTGCAGTTTCTGGACCCTAACACATTGCAGACCGCTGATTTGTCTGCTCAGGTATACTGGAGGACCCCGTTCAGCTCATTGGCTGACGTCTCGCAACTGGTTGAGTTCATTGTGCTCGATGTCGAACCCACGGGCGTGAGCAGAGGGAAGAACGTTCTTGCTGACATCACAGTAGCAAGAGCCGCGGACCTCGGTGTCAATGACCAGGAGTACTACGTTAGATCCCACTTGGGTGCCCTATGCCATGCCGGTGATAGCGTCATGGGCTATTTCATCGCCAACTCTAACTACAATTCCGACCTATTTGATGGACTGAATATCGATCAGGTTCCTGACGTGGTTCTGGTCAAGAAACTTTACCGTAGAAAGACCAAGAAAAACAGAAACTggaagttgaagagaatGGCAAGAGAGCATAAAGATATTGATGCTTCTCAGGACTACAGTTCTAGGACACAGAAGCAAGAGATGGAGCGTGCCGAAAGAGATTATGAAGTTTTCTTGcaagaattggaagagGACTCTGAGTTAAGACAAAGCATCAACCTTTACAAGAACGTCCAGCAGACGTACCCATCGCAAGAGCATGAGatggatgaggacgatgatgaggatgcTCCACAGATCGATATCGATGAGTTGTTGGACGAGCTTGATGACATGACTCTAGAGGACGGGAAGCACGATGAGGCAGTAGCTTAG
- the NOP19 gene encoding Nop19p (ancestral locus Anc_5.68): MSRSKEIQEKLDLQAKLQRSFGRNTKRVLSWLAIKDTEEPVDTTELNNSKATFFTLPVMQTGSGLNLNPVASTSENRDDIHTVGEFIQSEKKVSSLSKKRRPHHSTQSSGIHRISKDDTRAMVALKRKMRQNQREAARRKTQPAAASANERNGHDGESEDEDDDRPVQKASKKSFGLLFSGGKKAKR; this comes from the coding sequence ATGTCGAGATCCAAGGAGATTCAGGAGAAGCTAGATCTGCAGGCAAAACTGCAGCGATCGTTTGGTCGCAATACAAAGAGAGTCCTCAGCTGGCTCGCCATTAAGGATACCGAAGAGCCCGTCGACACTACTGAGCTAAATAACAGCAAGGCTACATTTTTCACTCTGCCAGTGATGCAAACTGGCTCAGGCCTCAATCTGAACCCAGTGGCGAGCACGTCCGAGAATCGGGATGACATACACACAGTCGGTGAGTTCATACAAAGCGAAAAGAAGGTCAGCTCGTTGTCGAAAAAAAGACGACCACACCACAGCACCCAAAGCAGCGGGATCCATAGGATATCCAAGGATGACACAAGGGCAATGGTAGCTCtcaaaagaaagatgaggCAGAATCAGAGAGAGGCTGCTCGACGCAAGACACAACCGGCCGCCGCGTCAGCAAACGAGCGGAACGGACACGATGGTGAATCtgaggacgaggatgatgatAGACCGGTTCAGAAGGCCTCTAAGAAGTCCTTTGGTCTGCTATTCAGTGGTGGAAAGAAGGCGAAGAGATGA
- the DBP8 gene encoding ATP-dependent RNA helicase DBP8 (ancestral locus Anc_5.69) — translation MSELSKNNFKSLGLPRWLVDSLMAMKITQPTQIQKACIPPILKGGDCIGGAKTGSGKTIAFAAPMLTKWSEDPSGMFGVVLTPTRELAMQIAEQFTALGSSMNIRVSIVVGGESIVSQALELQRRPHFIIATPGRLAHHILNSGEDTVSGLKRAKFLVLDEADSLLTKTFANDLNVCVGALPPKNRRQTLLFTATITDQVRALQDAPDQENKPPLYCYEVESVDKVAVPSTLRTEYILVPEHVKEAYLYQLLTCEEYKDSSAIVFVNRTMAAEIMRRTLRALDIRVASLHSQMPQQERTNSLQRFRANAARVLIATDVASRGLDIPVVELVVNYDIPSDPDVYIHRSGRTARAGRRGDAISFITQRDISRIEAIESRINKKMQECTKVHDTAVIRKSLNKVTKAKREALMAMEKENFGERRKIQRKKNNTDQKSLRA, via the coding sequence ATGTCGGAATTGTCCAAGAACAATTTTAAGTCGTTGGGTCTTCCCAGATGGTTGGTAGATTCCCTAATGGCGATGAAAATTACACAACCTACTCAGATTCAAAAGGCATGTATTCCGCCAATTCTGAAGGGAGGTGACTGTATCGGTGGTGCAAAGACTGGTTCTGGTAAAACGATTGCTTTTGCGGCACCGATGCTGACCAAATGGTCTGAAGACCCTAGCGGCATGTTTGGTGTAGTGCTGACACCGACCAGAGAACTAGCGATGCAAATCGCCGAGCAATTCACCGCATTGGGAAGCAGTATGAATATTCGAGTATCCATCGTCGTAGGTGGTGAAAGTATTGTGAGCCAGGCGCTTGAGTTGCAGAGGAGACCGCATTTTATCATCGCAACCCCCGGGCGACTGGCCCATCATATACTCAACAGCGGAGAGGACACGGTAAGCGGATTAAAACGAGCTAagtttcttgttctcgATGAGGCTGATAGTCTGCTAACAAAGACTTTTGCGAATGACCTCAACGTATGCGTGGGTGCCCTTCCGCCAAAGAACAGAAGACAGACATTACTGTTTACAGCCACGATTACCGACCAGGTTAGGGCCTTACAGGACGCCCCAGACCAGGAGAATAAACCCCCTTTATACTGTTACGAGGTTGAAAGCGTGGATAAAGTAGCCGTGCCATCCACGTTGAGGACAGAGTACATTCTGGTACCGGAACATGTGAAGGAAGCCTACCTCTATCAGCTGTTGACGTGCGAGGAGTACAAGGACTCCAGCGCTATCGTCTTTGTGAACAGAACCATGGCAGCAGAGATCATGAGAAGAACATTAAGAGCTCTGGACATCAGGGTGGCCTCTCTGCATTCCCAAATGCCCCAACAGGAGAGGACCAATTCGCTCCAACGGTTCCGTGCCAATGCAGCTAGGGTTCTCATAGCCACAGACGTCGCTTCAAGAGGTCTTGATATTCCGGTGGTTGAACTGGTTGTCAACTACGACATTCCTTCCGACCCAGACGTATACATTCACAGGTCTGGTCGTACTGCGCGTGCCGGTAGGCGTGGCGATGCCATATCCTTCATAACGCAACGAGACATCTCGAGAATCGAGGCCATCGAATCGCGGATCAATAAAAAGATGCAAGAGTGTACCAAGGTGCACGACACCGCAGTCATACGAAAATCGTTAAACAAAGTTACAAAGGCCAAGAGGGAAGCTCTCATGGCTatggagaaggaaaattTTGGTGAGAGAAGGAAAAttcagaggaagaagaacaacaCGGATCAGAAGAGTCTGAGGGCTTAG